In Oryzias melastigma strain HK-1 linkage group LG16, ASM292280v2, whole genome shotgun sequence, a single genomic region encodes these proteins:
- the ankrd28b gene encoding serine/threonine-protein phosphatase 6 regulatory ankyrin repeat subunit A isoform X1: MVVLKIRDQPPLLKAIFNVDPDEVRSLIFKKEDVNAQDNEKRTPLHAAAYLGDAEIIELLILSGARVNAKDNKWLTPLHRAVASCSEEAVQVLLKHSADVNARDKNWQTPLHIAAANKAVRCAEALVPLLSNVNVSDRAGRTALHHAAFSGHLEMVRLLLSRGSNINAFDKKDRRAIHWAAYMGHIEVVKLLASHGAEVTCKDKKSYTPLHAAASSGMISVVKFLLDLGVDINEPNAYGNTPLHVACYNGQDVVVNELIECGALVNQVNEKGFAPLHFTAASRHGALCLELLVCNGADVNIKSKDGKTPLHMTAIHGRFSRSQAIIENGAEIDCEDKNGNTPLHIAARYGHELLINTLITNRADTAKRGIHGMFPLHLAALSGFSDCCRKLLSSGHFITTHVKGKNEKGFTNFVHISLSYAGFDIDTPDDFGRTCLHAAAAGGNLECLNLLLNTGADFNRKDSFGRTPLHYAAANCNYQCLFALVGSGASVNDLDERGCTPLHYAAASDTDGKCLEYLLRNDANPGIRDNQGYNAVHYASAYGHRLCLELIASETPLDVLMETSGTDILNDSDVRAPVSPLHLAAYHGHHQAMEVLVQSLLDLDVRNSQGRTPLDLAAFKGHVECVDVLINQGASILVKDFTLKRTPIHAAATNGHSECLRLLIGNADLQSAVDIQDGNGQTPLMLAVLSGHTDCVYSLLNKGASVEAKDKWGRTALHRGAVTGHEECMEALLQHNASFLVRDCKGRTPVHLAAACGHIGVLGGLLHAAQSVETLPVLTDSHGYTPLHWACYNGHDTCVEVLLEQEVFHKAEGNPFSPLHCAVIRDNEGAAEMLIDTLGPAIVNAKDGKNRTPLHAAAFTDHVECLQLLLSHNAQVNIVDAAGKSPLMMAAENGQTNAVELLVSSAKADLTLQDAVKNTALHLACSKGHETSALLILEKISDRNLINATNAALQTPLHVAARNGLTVVVQELLAKGASVLAVDENGYTPALACAPNKDVADCLALILATMMPVSPCTSAPTLPFSAINHYTTSPSKSVTFDSLPVLRGEHGSYCSFNNMSHHDGFYKEEELNDSDSETY, from the exons ATGGTGGTTCTCAAAATTCGAGACCAG CCTCCTTTGCTGAAAGCTATTTTCAATGTCGACCCAGATGAAGTACGCTCTCTCATATTCAAAAAAGAGGATGTGAATGCGCAG gacaATGAGAAGCGAACGCCACTCCATGCTGCTGCTTATCTCGGAGATGCAGAAATTATAGAGTTGCTGATTCTTTCAG GTGCAAGAGTTAATGCCAAAGATAACAAGTGGCTGACTCCCCTGCATCGGGCTGTGGCCTCCTGCAGTGAG GAGGCTGTGCAGGTGTtgctgaaacactcagcagACGTGAATGCCAGAGACAAGAACTGGCAGACACCTCTTCACATCGCAGCAGCTAATAAAGCTGTCCGCTGTGCCGAAGCCCTCGTCCCTTTACTTAGCAATGTGAATGTATCCGATAGAGCTGGCCGGACCGCGCTGCACCACGCAGCCTTCAGCGGTCACCTAGAg ATGGTGAGGCTCTTGCTCTCCAGGGGATCAAACATCAACGCTTTTGACAAGAAGGATCGGCGTGCAATCCACTGGGCAGCTTACAtgg GGCACATAGAAGTGGTGAAACTGTTGGCATCTCATGGCGCTGAGGTGACCTGCAAAGATAAGAAATCCTACACTCCCCTGCATGCGGCGGCCTCAAGTGGAATGATTAGTGTTGTCAAATTCCTCCTGGACTTAGGAGTGGAT ATCAATGAACCCAATGCATATGGAAACACGCCCCTCCACGTGGCGTGCTACAACGGGCAGGATGTGGTTGTGAATGAGCTCATCGAGTGTGGAGCTCTCGTCAATCAGGTGAACGAAAAGGGCTTTGCACCTCTCCACTTCACTGCTGCGTCACGCCATGGCGCCCTCTGTCTGGAGCTTCTGGTGTGCAACGGGGCTGATGTCAATATCAAG AGTAAAGATGGTAAGACTCCTCTCCACATGACTGCAATCCACGGCAGATTTTCAAGATCTCAAGCAATCATTGAGAATG GCGCTGAGATCGACTGTGAAGATAAAAACGGGAATACACCACTGCACATCGCAGCTCGATACGGACACGAGCTCCTAATTAACACTCTCATCACTAACAGAGCTGACACAGCAAA GCGAGGGATTCATGGGATGTTCCCACTGCACTTGGCTGCTCTCAGTGGTTTCTCTGATTGCTGCCGAAAGCTCTTGTCTTCAGGTCATTTTATAACAACACAtgttaaaggtaaaaatgaaaaaggattcacaaattttgttcatatttcttTATCCTATGCAGGCTTTGATATTGATACTCCTGATGATTTTGGAAGGACCTGTTTACACGCTGCAGCTGCCGGAGG AAATCTGGAATGCCTGAATCTTCTTCTCAACACTGGGGCAGACTTCAACAGGAAGGACAGCTTTGGCag gaCGCCTCTGCACTACGCTGCTGCCAACTGTAACTACCAGTGCCTGTTTGCTCTGGTGGGTTCTGGGGCCAGTGTTAACGACCTGGACGAACGGGGCTGCACGCCTCTCCACTATGCCGCCGCCTCCGACACAGATGGAAA GTGCCTGGAATATTTACTGAGAAATGATGCGAATCCAGGGATTCGGGACAATCAGGGCTACAACGCTGTCCACTACGCCTCAGCATACGGACATCGTCTTTGTCTGGAGCTG ATTGCAAGTGAAACCCCCTTAGATGTG TTAATGGAAACCTCAGGAACAGACATCCTGAATGATTCTGATGTCCGAGCACCCGTCAGCCCCTTACACCTGGCT GCGTACCATGGACACCATCAGGCCATGGAGGTTCTGGTCCAGTCCCTGCTGGATTTAGATGTGAGGAACAGCCAAGGGCGCACACCACTAGACCTGGCAGCCTTCAAGGGCCACGTAGAATGTGTGGATGTCCTGATCAATCAGGGCGCCTCCATCTTGGTCAAGGATTTCACCTTAAAGCGAACCCCAATACACGCTGCCG CTACTAACGGTCATTCAGAATGTTTGCGTTTGCTGATCGGAAACGCGGATCTTCAAAGTGCAGTTGACATTCAAGATGGGAATGGACA AACCCCTCTGATGCTGGCAGTCCTGAGTGGGCACACAGACTGTGTGTATTCTCTTCTCAATAAAGGAGCCAGCGTAGAAGCCAAAGACAAGTGGGGCAGGACAGCCTTGCATCGAGGG GCGGTGACCGGTCACGAGGAATGTATGGAGGCCTTGCTTCAGCACAACGCCAGCTTCCTGGTGCGAGACTGCAAAGGCCGCACGCCGGTCCACCTGGCAGCGGCATGTGGACACATTGGCGTACTGGGAGGCCTGCTGCACGCCGCCCAGTCTGTGGAAACGCTCCCTGTGTTAACAGACAGCCATGGGTACACCCCACTGCACTGGGCCTGCTACAACG gTCACGATACGTGTGTGGAGGTTTTGCTGGAGCAGGAGGTTTTTCACAAGGCTGAAGGCAATCCTTTCAGTCCTCTCCACTGCGCTGT AATCCGTGACAATGAAGGAGCTGCTGAAATGCTTATAGACACTTTGGGCCCTGCCATCGTCAATGCCAAAGACGGCAAAAACCG GACCCCTTTGCACGCTGCAGCCTTCACCGATCACGTCGAGTGTCTCCAGCTGCTTCTGAGCCACAATGCCCAGGTCAATATAGTTGACGCTGCTGGGAAAAGCCCCCTCATGATGGCTGCGGAGAACGGTCAGACCAACGCTGTCG AACTGCTGGTGAGCAGTGCAAAAGCAGATCTTACTCTTCAGGATGCTGTGAAGAACACTGCGCTTCATCTGGCATGCAGTAAG GGTCATGAAACCAGTGCCTTGTTGATATTGGAGAAGATTTCTGACCGAAATCTCATAAATGCTACAAATGCCGCCTTACAAAC GCCTCTTCACGTGGCTGCAAGAAATGGATTGACTGTGGTGGTACAAGAGCTGCTGGCTAAGGGAGCCAGTGTCCTTGCAGTTGATGAAAACG gctACACGCCTGCCTTGGCTTGTGCCCCCAACAAAGATGTGGCAGACTGCCTCGCCCTGATTCTGGCCACCATGATGCCTGTGTCCCCCTGCACCTCGGCACCCACCCTCCCTTTCAGTGCCattaaccactacaccaccagcCCCTCCAAGAGCGTCACCTTCGACAGCCTGCCCGTGCTGCGAGGTGAGCACGGTTCCTACTGCAGCTTCAACAACATGAGCCATCACGATGGTTTCTACAAAGAGGAGGAGCTCAACGACTCTGATTCCGAGACTTACTAA
- the hacl1 gene encoding 2-hydroxyacyl-CoA lyase 1 translates to MAEVTGAELIAESLKTQKVEYMFGIVGVPIIEVAMAAQAAGIKYVGMRNEQAACYAASAIGYITGRPGACLVVSGPGLIHALGGMANANMNCWPVVVIGGSSDRNQETTGAFQEFPQVEACRLYSKFSARPSSLEAIPSVIEKAVRTSIYGRPGACYVDIAGDMVNAKVNRSKVSGVSCCPPPPVSLADHSAVTEAICALKAAKTPLVIIGKGAAYGRAEAVLRQFVEISGLPFLPTPMGKGVLPDDHPNCVAAARSRALLQADVVLLFGARLNWILHFGLPPRFSPNVKIIQVDLCAEEMNNNVKSVALLGDIGAIVTQLLTCVREHGWKYPSNTEWWSSLKEKIAVNAKISKALALKTTLPMNYYTVFHHISQQLPHDCIIVSEGANTMDIGRTMLNNYLPRHRLDAGTFGTMGVGLGFAIAAAAVEKSRDKSRRVVCVEGDSAFGFSGMEVETMCRYNLPVVIIVVNNNGIYSGVDPEVWKEMAKMGDLTTIAPPVSLLPEARYDQVMTAFGGRGFLVRTVEELQSALELSLSDWDRPSLLNVLIDPSSDRKQQDFPWLTRSNL, encoded by the exons ATGGCTGAGGTGACTGGAGCTGAACTAATAGCAGAGTCCCTGAAGACTCAg AAAGTGGAGTATATGTTCGGGATAGTCGGGGTTCCTATCATTGAAGTGGCCATGGCCGCTCAGGCTGCAGGCATCAAATATGTAGGAATGCGCAATGAGCAGGCG GCCTGCTATGCTGCATCTGCCATTGGGTACATCACAGGGAG ACCGGGAGCCTGTCTGGTTGTATCTGGACCTGGACTCATTCACGCCCTGGGTGGGATGGCCAACGCCAACATGAACTGCTG GCCTGTGGTCGTCATCGGGGGGTCCTCAGATCGCAACCAGGAAACAACGGGAGCCTTTCAGGAGTTCCCTCAG GTGGAGGCGTGCCGTCTGTACAGCAAATTTTCTGCCAGACCCAGCAGCCTAGAGGCAATCCCCTCCGTCATAGAGAAG GCAGTCCGCACAAGCATATATGGGCGTCCGGGAGCGTGTTATGTGGACATTGCAGGAGACATGGTCAATGCCAAAGTGAACAGGAGCAAAGTCAG TGGAGTCTCCTGCTGCCCACCTCCACCTGTGAGTTTGGCTGACCACAGTGCTGTCACAGAGGCCATCTGTGCCCTGAAGGCAGCTAAGACGCCACTAGTGATCATTGGCAAAG GGGCAGCTTATGGAAGAGCCGAGGCTGTACTGCGACAGTTTGTGGAAATCAGCGGTCTGCCGTTTCTCCCCACACCGATGGGAAAGGGAGTCCTCCCTGATGATCACCCCAACTGTGTGGCAGCTGCCCGCTCACG AGCTCTTCTCCAAGCTGAtgttgtgcttctgtttggagCCCGACTGAACTGGATCCTGCATTTTGGGTTACCACCCAGGTTTAGCCCTAATGTTAAAATCATACAG GTTGACCTCTGTGCTGAAGAAATGAATAATAACGTAAAGTCAGTTGCGCTCCTGGGAGATATTGGAGCCATTGTCACTCAG CTTTTGACTTGTGTTCGTGAACATGGCTGGAAATATCCCTCAAATACAGAGTGGTGGAGCTCTCTGAAGGAGAAGATTGCTGTCAATGCAAAAATATCAAAG GCCCTGGCCCTCAAGACAACATTGCCCATGAACTACTACACAGTATTCCATCACATTTCCCAGCAGCTGCCTCACGACTGCATCATTGTCAGTGAAGGTGCAAACACCATGGACATCGGGCGCACTATGCTGAACAACTACTTACCCCGACACAG ATTGGATGCTGGTACCTTCGGGACGATGGGAGTGGGTCTTGGCTTTGCGATAGCGGCAGCCGCCGTGGAAAAGAGCAGAGACAAAAGCCGAAGAGTCGTCTGCGTGGAAGGAGACAGCGCCTTTGGATTCTCTGGCATGGAAGTCGAGACCATGTGCAG ATATAATCTCCCTGTAGTTATCATTGTGGTCAATAATAATGGAATATACAGTGGAGTGGATCCTGAAGTGTGGAAGGAAATGGCAAAAATGGGGGATCTGACCACTAT AGCCCCACCTGTGTCCCTCCTACCTGAGGCTCGCTATGATCAGGTGATGACGGCCTTTGGCGGTCGGGGGTTCCTGGTGCGGACAGTGGAGGAACTGCAGAGCGCCTTGGAGCTCAGCCTGAGCGACTGGGACAGACCAAGCCTCCTCAATGTTCTCATTGACCCTTCATCTGACAGGAAGCAGCAG GACTTTCCTTGGCTCACACGCTCCAACCTCTGA
- the ankrd28b gene encoding serine/threonine-protein phosphatase 6 regulatory ankyrin repeat subunit A isoform X2 codes for MVVLKIRDQPPLLKAIFNVDPDEVRSLIFKKEDVNAQDNEKRTPLHAAAYLGDAEIIELLILSGARVNAKDNKWLTPLHRAVASCSEEAVQVLLKHSADVNARDKNWQTPLHIAAANKAVRCAEALVPLLSNVNVSDRAGRTALHHAAFSGHLEMVRLLLSRGSNINAFDKKDRRAIHWAAYMGHIEVVKLLASHGAEVTCKDKKSYTPLHAAASSGMISVVKFLLDLGVDINEPNAYGNTPLHVACYNGQDVVVNELIECGALVNQVNEKGFAPLHFTAASRHGALCLELLVCNGADVNIKSKDGKTPLHMTAIHGRFSRSQAIIENGAEIDCEDKNGNTPLHIAARYGHELLINTLITNRADTAKRGIHGMFPLHLAALSGFSDCCRKLLSSGFDIDTPDDFGRTCLHAAAAGGNLECLNLLLNTGADFNRKDSFGRTPLHYAAANCNYQCLFALVGSGASVNDLDERGCTPLHYAAASDTDGKCLEYLLRNDANPGIRDNQGYNAVHYASAYGHRLCLELIASETPLDVLMETSGTDILNDSDVRAPVSPLHLAAYHGHHQAMEVLVQSLLDLDVRNSQGRTPLDLAAFKGHVECVDVLINQGASILVKDFTLKRTPIHAAATNGHSECLRLLIGNADLQSAVDIQDGNGQTPLMLAVLSGHTDCVYSLLNKGASVEAKDKWGRTALHRGAVTGHEECMEALLQHNASFLVRDCKGRTPVHLAAACGHIGVLGGLLHAAQSVETLPVLTDSHGYTPLHWACYNGHDTCVEVLLEQEVFHKAEGNPFSPLHCAVIRDNEGAAEMLIDTLGPAIVNAKDGKNRTPLHAAAFTDHVECLQLLLSHNAQVNIVDAAGKSPLMMAAENGQTNAVELLVSSAKADLTLQDAVKNTALHLACSKGHETSALLILEKISDRNLINATNAALQTPLHVAARNGLTVVVQELLAKGASVLAVDENGYTPALACAPNKDVADCLALILATMMPVSPCTSAPTLPFSAINHYTTSPSKSVTFDSLPVLRGEHGSYCSFNNMSHHDGFYKEEELNDSDSETY; via the exons ATGGTGGTTCTCAAAATTCGAGACCAG CCTCCTTTGCTGAAAGCTATTTTCAATGTCGACCCAGATGAAGTACGCTCTCTCATATTCAAAAAAGAGGATGTGAATGCGCAG gacaATGAGAAGCGAACGCCACTCCATGCTGCTGCTTATCTCGGAGATGCAGAAATTATAGAGTTGCTGATTCTTTCAG GTGCAAGAGTTAATGCCAAAGATAACAAGTGGCTGACTCCCCTGCATCGGGCTGTGGCCTCCTGCAGTGAG GAGGCTGTGCAGGTGTtgctgaaacactcagcagACGTGAATGCCAGAGACAAGAACTGGCAGACACCTCTTCACATCGCAGCAGCTAATAAAGCTGTCCGCTGTGCCGAAGCCCTCGTCCCTTTACTTAGCAATGTGAATGTATCCGATAGAGCTGGCCGGACCGCGCTGCACCACGCAGCCTTCAGCGGTCACCTAGAg ATGGTGAGGCTCTTGCTCTCCAGGGGATCAAACATCAACGCTTTTGACAAGAAGGATCGGCGTGCAATCCACTGGGCAGCTTACAtgg GGCACATAGAAGTGGTGAAACTGTTGGCATCTCATGGCGCTGAGGTGACCTGCAAAGATAAGAAATCCTACACTCCCCTGCATGCGGCGGCCTCAAGTGGAATGATTAGTGTTGTCAAATTCCTCCTGGACTTAGGAGTGGAT ATCAATGAACCCAATGCATATGGAAACACGCCCCTCCACGTGGCGTGCTACAACGGGCAGGATGTGGTTGTGAATGAGCTCATCGAGTGTGGAGCTCTCGTCAATCAGGTGAACGAAAAGGGCTTTGCACCTCTCCACTTCACTGCTGCGTCACGCCATGGCGCCCTCTGTCTGGAGCTTCTGGTGTGCAACGGGGCTGATGTCAATATCAAG AGTAAAGATGGTAAGACTCCTCTCCACATGACTGCAATCCACGGCAGATTTTCAAGATCTCAAGCAATCATTGAGAATG GCGCTGAGATCGACTGTGAAGATAAAAACGGGAATACACCACTGCACATCGCAGCTCGATACGGACACGAGCTCCTAATTAACACTCTCATCACTAACAGAGCTGACACAGCAAA GCGAGGGATTCATGGGATGTTCCCACTGCACTTGGCTGCTCTCAGTGGTTTCTCTGATTGCTGCCGAAAGCTCTTGTCTTCAG GCTTTGATATTGATACTCCTGATGATTTTGGAAGGACCTGTTTACACGCTGCAGCTGCCGGAGG AAATCTGGAATGCCTGAATCTTCTTCTCAACACTGGGGCAGACTTCAACAGGAAGGACAGCTTTGGCag gaCGCCTCTGCACTACGCTGCTGCCAACTGTAACTACCAGTGCCTGTTTGCTCTGGTGGGTTCTGGGGCCAGTGTTAACGACCTGGACGAACGGGGCTGCACGCCTCTCCACTATGCCGCCGCCTCCGACACAGATGGAAA GTGCCTGGAATATTTACTGAGAAATGATGCGAATCCAGGGATTCGGGACAATCAGGGCTACAACGCTGTCCACTACGCCTCAGCATACGGACATCGTCTTTGTCTGGAGCTG ATTGCAAGTGAAACCCCCTTAGATGTG TTAATGGAAACCTCAGGAACAGACATCCTGAATGATTCTGATGTCCGAGCACCCGTCAGCCCCTTACACCTGGCT GCGTACCATGGACACCATCAGGCCATGGAGGTTCTGGTCCAGTCCCTGCTGGATTTAGATGTGAGGAACAGCCAAGGGCGCACACCACTAGACCTGGCAGCCTTCAAGGGCCACGTAGAATGTGTGGATGTCCTGATCAATCAGGGCGCCTCCATCTTGGTCAAGGATTTCACCTTAAAGCGAACCCCAATACACGCTGCCG CTACTAACGGTCATTCAGAATGTTTGCGTTTGCTGATCGGAAACGCGGATCTTCAAAGTGCAGTTGACATTCAAGATGGGAATGGACA AACCCCTCTGATGCTGGCAGTCCTGAGTGGGCACACAGACTGTGTGTATTCTCTTCTCAATAAAGGAGCCAGCGTAGAAGCCAAAGACAAGTGGGGCAGGACAGCCTTGCATCGAGGG GCGGTGACCGGTCACGAGGAATGTATGGAGGCCTTGCTTCAGCACAACGCCAGCTTCCTGGTGCGAGACTGCAAAGGCCGCACGCCGGTCCACCTGGCAGCGGCATGTGGACACATTGGCGTACTGGGAGGCCTGCTGCACGCCGCCCAGTCTGTGGAAACGCTCCCTGTGTTAACAGACAGCCATGGGTACACCCCACTGCACTGGGCCTGCTACAACG gTCACGATACGTGTGTGGAGGTTTTGCTGGAGCAGGAGGTTTTTCACAAGGCTGAAGGCAATCCTTTCAGTCCTCTCCACTGCGCTGT AATCCGTGACAATGAAGGAGCTGCTGAAATGCTTATAGACACTTTGGGCCCTGCCATCGTCAATGCCAAAGACGGCAAAAACCG GACCCCTTTGCACGCTGCAGCCTTCACCGATCACGTCGAGTGTCTCCAGCTGCTTCTGAGCCACAATGCCCAGGTCAATATAGTTGACGCTGCTGGGAAAAGCCCCCTCATGATGGCTGCGGAGAACGGTCAGACCAACGCTGTCG AACTGCTGGTGAGCAGTGCAAAAGCAGATCTTACTCTTCAGGATGCTGTGAAGAACACTGCGCTTCATCTGGCATGCAGTAAG GGTCATGAAACCAGTGCCTTGTTGATATTGGAGAAGATTTCTGACCGAAATCTCATAAATGCTACAAATGCCGCCTTACAAAC GCCTCTTCACGTGGCTGCAAGAAATGGATTGACTGTGGTGGTACAAGAGCTGCTGGCTAAGGGAGCCAGTGTCCTTGCAGTTGATGAAAACG gctACACGCCTGCCTTGGCTTGTGCCCCCAACAAAGATGTGGCAGACTGCCTCGCCCTGATTCTGGCCACCATGATGCCTGTGTCCCCCTGCACCTCGGCACCCACCCTCCCTTTCAGTGCCattaaccactacaccaccagcCCCTCCAAGAGCGTCACCTTCGACAGCCTGCCCGTGCTGCGAGGTGAGCACGGTTCCTACTGCAGCTTCAACAACATGAGCCATCACGATGGTTTCTACAAAGAGGAGGAGCTCAACGACTCTGATTCCGAGACTTACTAA